The following are from one region of the Eubacterium sp. MSJ-33 genome:
- a CDS encoding CvfB family protein, producing MIEIGKWNDLKVIRSKDFGIYLGEEDSSTAETVLLPRKQVPEGVKAGASLHVFIYRDSQDRIIATTNTPLITVGEVKKLQVKSVTSLGAFMDCGLERDVLLPFKEQTAKVEAGKFYLVRMYVDKSGRLAVSMKIGRELQPIEGYEEGQDFIGTVYEFKKDFGAFVAIDDKYPGLIYASELYAPVRVGDEVHGRIVKIRPDGKADLALRKLAYAQMEEDSEMVYAVIKSYKGVLPFTDKADKDIIKKEFGLSKNAFKRACGRLLKEGKIRITEKTIELVD from the coding sequence ATGATAGAAATTGGAAAATGGAATGATTTAAAGGTAATCCGATCAAAGGATTTTGGAATATATCTTGGAGAAGAGGACAGTTCAACAGCGGAGACGGTTCTGCTTCCGAGAAAACAGGTGCCGGAGGGTGTAAAAGCAGGCGCATCCCTGCATGTTTTTATTTACCGTGATTCACAGGACCGGATTATCGCAACGACGAATACGCCGTTGATTACTGTGGGCGAAGTGAAAAAACTGCAGGTGAAGAGTGTGACAAGCCTTGGTGCATTTATGGATTGCGGACTGGAACGAGACGTGCTTCTTCCGTTTAAGGAGCAGACGGCGAAGGTGGAAGCTGGAAAGTTTTATCTCGTTAGGATGTATGTCGATAAATCCGGACGTCTGGCGGTGTCGATGAAAATTGGTAGGGAATTACAGCCAATTGAGGGCTACGAAGAAGGACAGGATTTTATTGGAACTGTGTATGAGTTTAAGAAGGATTTCGGCGCTTTTGTGGCAATTGATGACAAATATCCGGGACTGATTTATGCAAGTGAATTGTATGCACCTGTGCGTGTCGGCGATGAAGTGCATGGCAGAATCGTAAAGATTCGTCCGGATGGAAAAGCAGATCTTGCTCTGCGTAAGCTTGCGTATGCACAGATGGAAGAGGACAGTGAGATGGTATATGCAGTTATAAAGAGCTATAAAGGCGTTTTACCGTTTACAGATAAGGCAGATAAGGATATAATCAAGAAAGAGTTCGGACTCAGTAAGAACGCATTTAAGCGCGCCTGTGGACGTCTTTTAAAAGAAGGAAAGATCCGCATTACAGAGAAGACAATCGAGCTTGTTGATTAG
- a CDS encoding 4'-phosphopantetheinyl transferase family protein — protein MAKIHVIVQKVNCVLIEQHFDELVERLYPERKSRVLAFRRKEPAYTSIVAGLMLQTLIEQKLGIAPCALVLEKNENGKPMVQGHPEFYFNLSHAGDYVVLAYGDVPLGVDIERIRPQNLHVAKRCYTDAEYAYVVEGRSKNEDCQKTAAEMQENMSRFFYLWTMKEAYLKLTGEGISVPLNSFEIDPVQKEVKGTPYRYYMQRKDDYWVSVCAGEGCEIEYDYRADYEIGS, from the coding sequence ATGGCGAAGATTCATGTGATTGTTCAAAAAGTGAATTGTGTATTGATAGAACAACATTTTGATGAATTGGTCGAACGCTTATACCCGGAACGAAAGTCCCGGGTATTGGCTTTTCGTAGGAAGGAACCGGCATATACATCAATTGTTGCAGGCTTGATGTTGCAGACTCTGATAGAACAAAAACTGGGGATAGCTCCGTGTGCACTGGTACTCGAAAAAAATGAAAATGGTAAGCCGATGGTGCAGGGGCATCCGGAGTTTTACTTTAATCTCTCTCATGCAGGTGATTATGTCGTGCTGGCATATGGAGATGTACCTTTGGGCGTTGATATTGAGCGAATTCGACCACAGAACCTGCACGTTGCAAAACGGTGCTACACAGATGCGGAATATGCGTATGTTGTGGAAGGACGGTCAAAGAATGAGGACTGTCAGAAAACCGCTGCGGAAATGCAGGAGAATATGTCAAGATTTTTTTATCTATGGACGATGAAGGAAGCGTATCTGAAACTCACGGGTGAAGGAATCAGTGTGCCGCTCAATTCGTTTGAGATTGATCCGGTACAGAAAGAGGTCAAGGGAACACCTTACCGGTATTATATGCAACGAAAGGACGATTATTGGGTTTCTGTCTGCGCTGGAGAAGGTTGTGAGATTGAGTATGATTACAGAGCAGACTATGAAATAGGAAGTTGA
- a CDS encoding acyl carrier protein, translating to MEKEQIVTKLTEVIHDVLPELDDVDMHANMVNEYGVNSVSLIRLLVAAESKFDISFDDYELALSDYDSFSDIAALIAEKLA from the coding sequence ATGGAAAAGGAACAGATTGTAACAAAACTTACGGAAGTGATTCATGATGTTTTGCCAGAATTGGATGATGTAGATATGCATGCAAACATGGTAAATGAATATGGTGTGAATTCCGTATCTTTAATTCGCCTGCTCGTAGCAGCAGAGAGCAAGTTTGATATTTCGTTTGATGATTATGAGCTTGCACTTAGTGATTACGATTCGTTCAGTGATATTGCAGCTTTGATAGCGGAAAAATTAGCATAA
- the rplA gene encoding 50S ribosomal protein L1 yields MKTGKRYSEAAKLVEKTKTYDLEEAVALVKKTASAKFDETIEAHFRLGVDGRHADQQVRGAVVLPHGTGKTVKVLVFAKGNKVDEALAAGADYAGGDELVPKIQNEGWLDFDVVVATPDMMGVVGRLGRVLGPKGLMPNPKAGTVTMDVTKAINDIKAGKIEYRLDKSNIIHVPIGKASFTEEQLTDNFQTLIDAVVKAKPAAAKGQYIKSLVVASTMGPGVKLNVTKY; encoded by the coding sequence ATGAAAACAGGTAAGAGATATTCAGAAGCTGCAAAGCTTGTTGAAAAGACAAAAACATATGACTTAGAAGAGGCTGTTGCACTCGTTAAGAAGACAGCTAGTGCAAAGTTTGATGAGACGATCGAAGCTCACTTCCGTTTGGGTGTTGATGGTCGTCATGCAGACCAGCAGGTTCGTGGTGCGGTTGTTCTTCCACACGGAACAGGTAAGACTGTAAAGGTTCTCGTATTTGCTAAGGGTAACAAGGTAGACGAGGCTCTTGCAGCAGGCGCTGATTACGCAGGTGGAGATGAGCTTGTACCAAAGATCCAGAACGAAGGTTGGTTGGATTTTGATGTTGTTGTTGCTACACCGGATATGATGGGTGTTGTTGGACGTCTTGGCCGTGTCCTTGGACCAAAGGGCTTGATGCCAAATCCAAAGGCTGGTACAGTTACGATGGACGTAACAAAGGCAATCAACGATATTAAGGCTGGTAAGATCGAGTACAGACTTGATAAGTCAAACATTATCCATGTGCCAATTGGAAAGGCTTCTTTCACAGAGGAGCAGTTAACAGACAACTTCCAGACTTTAATAGATGCAGTTGTTAAGGCTAAGCCGGCAGCAGCAAAGGGACAGTACATTAAGAGCTTGGTAGTAGCTTCTACAATGGGTCCTGGCGTAAAGCTGAATGTTACAAAGTACTAG
- the rplK gene encoding 50S ribosomal protein L11, giving the protein MAKKVEGYIKLQIPAGKATPAPPVGPALGQHGVNIVQFTKEFNARTADQGDMIIPVVITVYADKSFSFVTKTPPAAVLLKKACGLKSASATPNKTKVAKISKAKVQEIAELKMPDLNAASLEAAMSMIAGTARSMGIEVED; this is encoded by the coding sequence ATGGCTAAGAAAGTAGAAGGATATATTAAATTACAGATTCCTGCAGGAAAGGCAACACCTGCACCACCTGTTGGTCCTGCACTTGGACAGCACGGTGTAAACATTGTACAGTTCACAAAGGAGTTTAACGCAAGAACTGCTGATCAGGGCGATATGATTATCCCTGTTGTTATCACAGTTTATGCAGATAAGAGTTTCAGCTTTGTAACTAAGACTCCACCGGCAGCAGTACTGCTTAAGAAGGCGTGCGGCCTTAAGTCAGCATCTGCAACACCGAACAAGACAAAGGTTGCAAAGATTTCTAAGGCTAAGGTTCAGGAGATTGCTGAGCTGAAGATGCCGGATCTGAACGCAGCAAGCCTTGAGGCTGCTATGAGCATGATCGCTGGTACAGCTCGTTCTATGGGAATCGAAGTTGAGGATTAA
- the nusG gene encoding transcription termination/antitermination protein NusG, which translates to MSELFENEATASGTPESGIPTDGEARWYVAHTYSGYENKVKNDIEKTVENRKLQEQILEVTVPVQEVIETTKTGAKKTVQRKLFPGYVLVHMYMNDVTWYVVRNTRGVTGFVGPESKPVPLTEREMRAMGIVTEAPVVHIDVEIGDQIKVITGAWEGNVAVVKAINEGKRTVTIDVDIFGRATSVEIGFGDIQKM; encoded by the coding sequence ATGTCAGAACTATTCGAAAACGAAGCTACAGCATCTGGAACACCAGAGAGCGGGATTCCGACTGATGGTGAGGCAAGATGGTATGTGGCTCATACCTACTCAGGTTATGAGAACAAGGTGAAAAATGATATCGAGAAGACTGTTGAAAACAGAAAGCTTCAAGAGCAAATCCTTGAGGTAACCGTACCGGTTCAGGAGGTAATCGAGACAACAAAGACAGGCGCGAAGAAGACAGTTCAGAGAAAGTTGTTTCCTGGTTATGTTCTGGTTCATATGTACATGAACGATGTTACATGGTATGTAGTTCGTAACACAAGGGGTGTTACAGGATTTGTAGGTCCGGAATCCAAGCCGGTTCCGCTCACAGAGCGCGAGATGCGTGCGATGGGTATCGTGACTGAGGCACCGGTTGTACACATTGATGTGGAGATTGGTGATCAGATTAAGGTTATTACCGGAGCTTGGGAAGGCAATGTTGCAGTTGTTAAGGCAATTAATGAAGGCAAGAGAACCGTAACCATTGACGTTGACATTTTCGGACGTGCTACATCTGTTGAAATTGGATTTGGAGATATCCAGAAGATGTAA
- the secE gene encoding preprotein translocase subunit SecE: MSKKEETSSPSLKRSWFQELKGEFAKITWPAKDKLVKQSAAVIVISVILGFIIAGVDYLLQIGLTYIVG; encoded by the coding sequence ATGTCAAAAAAAGAAGAGACTTCTTCACCTTCCTTGAAAAGAAGCTGGTTTCAGGAGCTTAAGGGCGAGTTCGCAAAGATCACTTGGCCTGCAAAGGATAAGCTTGTGAAACAGTCTGCGGCTGTAATTGTGATTTCCGTAATTCTCGGATTTATCATTGCAGGTGTGGATTACCTGTTACAGATCGGTTTAACTTATATTGTTGGTTAG
- the rpmG gene encoding 50S ribosomal protein L33, with the protein MRVKITLACQDCKQRNYNMTKDKKTHPDRMETKKYCKFCKKHTMHKETK; encoded by the coding sequence GTGCGTGTAAAAATTACATTGGCATGTCAGGATTGTAAACAGCGTAATTACAATATGACAAAGGATAAGAAGACGCATCCAGACAGAATGGAAACAAAGAAGTATTGTAAGTTCTGTAAGAAGCACACGATGCACAAGGAAACAAAGTAA
- a CDS encoding TraX family protein, whose translation MEQLIQAEKTEDTRKGITGSTLKIIAMITMLIDHIGATVVMQLVTKNPANFDAFGNVRMTGMVLLYYILRGIGRLSFPIFIFLLLEGFVYTHNRFLYIGRLLLFAIVSEIPYDLAFNITSMWVRKGHFLEFTNQNVFFTLAIGLIVLTGLEGLRSLHMDTILKTILIVGVVAFGAALAYALHADYGAYGVLAICVAYGFRDQKKELRMAAPCVILCVMDMSELYALVDAGIIYFYNGKRGLKLKWAFYIFYPLHLLILAGICLLLFK comes from the coding sequence TTGGAACAGCTTATTCAGGCAGAAAAAACAGAAGATACACGCAAAGGTATCACGGGCAGTACGCTGAAGATCATTGCGATGATTACAATGCTGATCGATCATATTGGAGCTACGGTTGTGATGCAGCTTGTCACAAAAAATCCGGCCAATTTTGATGCGTTCGGAAATGTGCGTATGACAGGTATGGTATTGTTGTATTATATCCTGCGCGGAATCGGAAGATTGTCTTTTCCGATTTTTATCTTTCTATTATTAGAGGGTTTTGTGTATACACACAATCGGTTTTTATATATTGGACGGTTGCTGCTTTTTGCAATCGTTTCGGAGATTCCGTATGATCTGGCGTTTAATATAACATCCATGTGGGTCCGGAAGGGACATTTTCTGGAGTTCACAAATCAGAATGTGTTTTTTACTTTGGCAATCGGTCTGATTGTGCTGACCGGATTGGAAGGCCTGCGCAGTCTGCATATGGATACAATCTTAAAAACAATTCTGATTGTTGGCGTAGTGGCATTTGGTGCGGCACTTGCGTATGCGCTACATGCGGATTATGGGGCGTATGGTGTATTGGCAATCTGTGTGGCATATGGATTCCGGGATCAAAAAAAGGAACTGCGGATGGCAGCTCCCTGTGTGATATTGTGTGTAATGGATATGTCTGAATTATATGCACTTGTGGATGCGGGTATCATATATTTCTATAATGGAAAACGGGGCTTGAAACTAAAATGGGCGTTCTACATATTTTATCCGCTGCATTTACTGATTCTTGCCGGCATCTGTTTGCTGCTTTTTAAATAA
- a CDS encoding HAD family hydrolase — MKQGIIFDMDGTLWDSADGVAKSWTQVIQNEYKKDMAVTEQDIKRVMGKTMDVIGDIFFPELTSAERKSLVEKCGDWENEYLRRNGGKLYPELENTLKKLKEQYHLYIVSNCQSGYIEAFLDYYNFGQYFEDIECYGNNEKSKGDNIRLVMERNSLEQTIYVGDIQGDYDATMQAGATFIHAKYGFGTINTEVAEIEKFSDLPEVAAGVFREMEA, encoded by the coding sequence ATGAAACAGGGTATCATATTTGACATGGATGGCACATTGTGGGATTCTGCGGATGGAGTCGCAAAATCATGGACACAGGTGATTCAAAACGAGTATAAGAAAGATATGGCAGTTACCGAGCAGGATATCAAGCGGGTGATGGGCAAAACAATGGACGTGATAGGAGATATTTTTTTCCCGGAGCTTACTTCGGCGGAACGGAAATCTCTGGTTGAAAAATGCGGTGACTGGGAGAATGAGTATCTCCGCAGAAACGGAGGAAAACTTTACCCGGAGTTGGAGAATACACTGAAAAAACTCAAGGAACAATATCATCTCTATATCGTAAGCAACTGTCAGAGTGGTTATATCGAGGCGTTTTTAGACTACTATAATTTCGGGCAGTATTTTGAAGATATTGAATGTTATGGAAATAACGAGAAGAGTAAGGGGGATAATATCCGTCTTGTGATGGAACGAAACAGTTTGGAACAGACGATTTATGTGGGCGATATTCAGGGGGATTACGATGCAACGATGCAGGCTGGTGCAACCTTCATCCATGCAAAGTATGGGTTTGGAACGATCAATACAGAGGTTGCGGAAATTGAGAAGTTCAGTGATCTTCCGGAAGTGGCAGCCGGAGTTTTTCGGGAGATGGAAGCATAA